The sequence tgtCCTTTTTTGGTAGCTGAGTCCATTCGAATTGGCTTAACAGTGTGTTTATTATAATCTTTTGTAAAAGATCTCCATTTGGTAAGATCTTAGAGTTAACtctaattttataaaaaaaattaaagcaaAATAAGACAATCGAATTTTTGAGTTTGGGTCACAGTGGTGGTTTTCTGATATTTTGGAAATTTGTGTAGCATTTTTGAATTGACGTATAGACAAACTTTGTTGTTACAAACCCTTTGAAAACCATCTTGAAGAGATTGTATATGGCTATTAACTATTAGATTAATAGGTTCATCAGGgtttattagtttattttgTTAGTCGTGCTAAATTTACATTGATGCACATAAGAGGCTTGCTCTGAAGGGCGATTTGTGTGGccaatatttttaataaatacatCATGTACCCCAgtatttgtttaaattatcggtgttGATTTGGTGGTTGTGTTGAATTAGGGGAACTGCAGGGATACAGTTCCCCAATTAAGCACAAGCACCAAATCATCACGAAGTCTACTCTCACCATATCTAAGGTTAAAAAATACGGGTGGATGCCCTGCCTTGATGTGCAACGGATATGTTATTAATTTAGTATCTTTTGATTAAAAGATGTCCACAATTAGAAAGCTACTCAAGCACTGATAACTTAATAATACAAATACCATATAAAAAGTATGAACTCCTATTTAGTAGGAAGCAAGATGTTGAAGAAATACGTTGCAATTCTTTTGGCTTTCGTCAGCATTGATCTGAGTTTATCCTTCGATAAATACACTACTGAAATATTAAATGGTGAGTTTTTTAAACcgaattataattatattatacgCATTAACCAATATTTTAGGAAATCCACATAACATGGCCATTATTTCGAGCCCCTTTATTAAGATCTATGAAGGGTACTATTACTTTGGACAAGATTCGGTGAATTGGTATATTGCCTACGAGAACTGCCGCAAGTTGGGATCGGAACTGGTGGCCTTCGAATCTAATCAAGAGTTTGACGCCGTTATTGGGTATATAAGGAGCAATCTTGAACGCACGAAATTCTGGACTTCCGGTAATGATCTAGGAAAAACTGGAACCCACAAATGGTTTACCAATGCTCAGCTCATTAGTATAAGTCGATGGGCGCCTAGACAACCCGACAATTATAAAGGAGTAGAGCATTGCATACAGTTTGGCTACATATGCGGAAACTCAAATGATTACCAATTAGACGATAATCCTTGCAGCGCATCAAAGAATTATGTTTGTGAGGCTCCAAAGCAAGAAACTATATCTATTGTGGTTTGGAAATAAAGGTGATTGTAATTAGTTTGTTATACAAAAAAAGGGCATCGAATTATTAAAGATTAGTATCAAGTAATTCAAATAaacgttttaaaaaaattaatacaatcaGTACACTTACAGTCATGATCATATATTTAGCACGAAAAGTACGTTTTCTCTATTTGTGAGTATTACATGTTATTTAATCGAAAAATTTGTTTCCAATTGTTTTTCATTAATAtttgttcttaaaaaaataacattttatgtCAATTTGTGCCATGGTTCTAAAGAAAAAATTTTTAGGCCCATATTTGTAAAATGACCTATGCAAATAAGTAGAACACATTGGATATCATTTCGGAAATGTTACttcgaattttttttaagcgTGTTTAGATTCTTGAAAATAATTATCGAGGTGTTACTGTGGTCTAATCGTgctattttttattttggacaATACTAACACTTGttgtattttcttttaattttcggtaaactaaaaaaaacaacaaaaaattgtgaaattcaggaaatatttaaaatatggtTTGGGTCCAGGTTAGCCAACGTCTTAGTTTGTTTAACAACCATATTTGTACAACAACCACTTGGGTGCAGATAAAAGAGGGACCATCGCCGCATACCGAAATAACCCCAAATAAACTTAACAGCGCTGTTATAGACGGCTTGTTAGTTGGGCGGTTTTCCAATTGGACTCTGTTAGTTGGTGGGAGTTAATTCTTCGCAGAGTGACCGCTTggaatatttttgaaaaagcAAAAACGTTAGGAAAAAGGTAGGGTGTTTCCCTCAGCCGGACGCGGTCATACGGTTGTTTTTGCGTGGAACTTCGAGCGAAACGGTTGTGTTTTTGCGCGAGAGTGCGGGTGGCGGACGCGCGTGCCAATCGGAAAAGGCCTAAAATCAAATGTGTGTTCGCAAAAGCAGCGAATCAAGGTGTGTGTGAGCGGTGCGGAGAAAGCCAGATAGCTTTTAGATTAAGATAAAGATAAAGATCGCCGTTGAAAGggggccaaaaaaaaaatagagagGGGAAAACAAGTGCAGCAACAcacaaatttaaatgtttgcTGTTTGCCCCCGTGAGTGTGTGTGCAATTGTGTGCGAGCCGAGCATCGCCtaaataaacaacaaaaattgaATTTGCAGCAGAGAGAGggtgagagagagagagagcaaTGCCGCTGCATGTGGCAGGTCCCGAAATCCCAATCAGAATCAGCTGGCCCCACAGGGGCCTCTCCCTGTTGTGTTGGCCAGTGTAAAAGTTTCCTTTTTCGGCTTGCATTCTGGACACACACACATCTCTCCTTCTCTTTCTCCAGGGCCGCAACACTATGCTACAAACGATGTGAAAACCCGTTTCGCTTCATTTCGTTTTATCGCTTCCCCCACTGattctgtttctttttttctgctGTCGCGTCACGCCTCgtcttcttgttgttgttgctgctgctgcactaCAGTTGTTGCTTTTCTTAATGCCTCTCATTCATTCATAGAAAACGGTCAGCaaagcaacaacagcaataacaacagcaacaacaatgcgatttcttttattttcgcCCAAAAGAGCAGCCAAAAAGCCAACGTAAAAATTAACAAAGCCaaatcaaaagaaatcaaATTTCAAATTCGTGCGGCCACCAGCaaccaacaaaaacaacaacggaGAAAATTATCaaaatcatcatcatcagcagcaaaaaaatcgaaaattgcCCCgctgtatgtgtgtgtgtgatgtAAGTTCGATAATAGTTCCGTACAattgaaaaagtttatttCGTATATCTATATCTATGCAACTGGTCTATTATAGTAGGTCTAACTGCCGCTATTGTTAGCCCTAATTTGACTTCCTTTCGTTTTCCGCTTGCTCGTGGAATTCGCTTAGTATTATATCGTTATCGTACCAGAAATAGTTTTCGTATCCCCAACTAAGTATAACTTTTAAGATATCCCACAGAAAAAACTACATTGTACTACATTTCTTATCACTTATAAAATTCAACTGAATAAAATTTTTGAGATATTCCAcggaagaaaagaaaaaaattccAAACCTGACTATTATTTCGAAGGAAACACCACATTCCACATCTATATAGCTCTTATCACTAATTAAATTCAACATGAAAACCTACACATATATAACTTTTGAGATATCCcacagaaaaaaagaaaaaatatcgAAGCAAGCAAATACCACATTGTACTACATTTATATAGCTCTTATCACGTATTAAGTTAATCATTAAGACGTGAATATGAATTTTGAGATATTCCacaaaagaaaagaaaaaaacctGACTATTATATCGAGGGAAACACCACGTTCCACTTCTATATAGCTCTTATCactaattaaatttaacataAAAACCTATACATAAATAGCTTTCAAGATATCCCAcagaagaaaagaaaaaaaatcgaaacaagaaaatgttatttaattgTACATGTGAGccttaaatataaatttaaagatatcccacagaaaaaaaatcaaagcaAGTACCAGATTGTTCTACATCTATGTATATAGCTCTTATCACTTGTTAACCTGAACATATAGGCCATAAATATAACTTTTGAGATTCGAAATTCGAAACATATAATGACCATGAAACATGAAAGGAAATACCACATCTATAAAGCTCTTATCCTTCATTAAATAGAACATATAGGCCATAAAATAGCAAACCAGCTATGATTGGGTTTTTTCTCTGATAGTAATCATGCCGGTCTAGACCGCAAGGTTATTGATAACGTTCTTGGtaataataatcaaattaTAACTCGTTCTCTATCTTACTCAGACATTTTGGCCTCACTTTTCGGTTTTCCCTCATTTTGATTAATTCCATTTCCAATCGCCTTTTAATTATCGCATTACCAAAACATTTGTTAACCCATTAAAAATTTGTTCGGTATTTGTTTTCTTTCAAAACAGCTCTTTAAAATCCCCGAAAAACACATAAATCTTGTCGTAGTTTGTGGCCAAATATTGTCACTGAATGAATACCTGAAAATATACAGCTTAACTTATGCGGAcgtattttaaaaatagaacttGGTGGGTGCCTACGCAAAGTAAGAAGGGGATTACTAAATAGATATTTCATTGGAAATTTATAAGTTAATTTTATGAGGTCCTATTGaaacatttattaatttacattataataaattctgattaaattttttttccgatttaaaatttgagtattaaaataaataaatagatataacatttttaattacctAATGCGGTTATACGAAAACGAGCTGTTCAAACTGGCAACGTATTGCTTCTGTTTAtaagtaaaatatttgctAATTATCCGGATATGTACGCAGTGTAGTTCCATGTGCCTCTCCCTATTATGAACTATTTATATTTGATAAACACTCGCTTAAGTACTCCATTAGTATTATTAGAGCGTTTTCTGGTTCATCAAACGATCACTGAACAAATGTTTTTCCCAGTAATGGATATTATTTGTAGAGAAAGGTACAGAATCGCACGTAAGAGCTGTCCTTCAAATGAAAGAATTCTGTTCTTCAGACTGAAAGTTAGATGCCGTGTCGCATAATGTTGAAAGATGATAAGATATGTGGGTGGGGACGTGGTGTCTGGGTGGGGCACCGAACGCATTGCGGTGGTTGGATTACGTAGAACCTTGGACACGAGGGCGCAGATAAGCTGGGAAAGATTTATAGTTTTAAGATAAACTTtgaaagaaatatttattccCATTATGTTTAACCGGAAGTGCACAAGCGCCTTACTTTGTATGGATAGCTGTTAAGAAAATCTGAAATGTTGATTTTACATTATCTTAATACCGAGTAATTAATGCGAAAAATTGGAAAAAATTTCCCAGACATTAACGtgctttatttattaacatgttacaaatttaattttatttttaataaacgGATTTGTTTTGGAAGATTTTGCTTTGTTGTCTTTGGAGTATTACATGACACCCACCAACAACTGACGCAACAAAAACCCTCACATGAATTTACAACTAATTTTGTTTGTCATAGCGACAAATCTTGAGCAACAACATTTATTAAACTGATTGACAAAACCGGCTCCAAATGACCCAGCTTTTCCATTGATTTTTGGAGCGCTGAGCTCCGGTTTAAACTCCCCCTCTTTTGGGTGAAATCGTATCAAAAATGTGTTAAATAAATGTgctataaaatatttgtttttaaaattatttatatatacactCAAATTGTGTAAAAACTTAATTTGATCCATTTCTGGTAAATGTAAATTAGAAAAGGTCTGAGATTTCGTAGTCAACATGGATTAACGAGCTCTTGACCCTTCCCCTGAATTCCTTATTGGTATTGGCTTACCATCTTGTGGCTAACCGCAAATAAGCATTTTTGCGCATTTTGTTTTCGTTTGCGTTTTACACTTTCCTAGACCCAGACCCCAGAAATCAGTCAGTTGTAAAAGTTTAACTTTGGGTTACCAACATCGTAAGTCAGGTGCGGATTTTTAAAGAGAGGAGTAAGTTCTTACTTTTAAAATTAGAGATTAATAAAAGGAAATTACTTAGCActaaataagttttttttttaatattgaaaccgtatacttaaataaaatataatatttattattgttattgatatttatttttttattcctTGTATACCGTGCTTATTGTTCATATAATAGTACAAAGTTTTTAAATTGTAATAAACTAGACCATTTAGTGGAACTTATTTATCCACCTAAGGCCTGTTAAAACAGTGTCTTATTTTcaagttaataaaataaaaaataaataaataaaaaaacgtTTCGCATGGCCAAGAACTTTTTGATGTTTCCAGAAGAGCAGTTTCCTAAATAAGcaacaaaatgtaaacaaaagtatacttttgtttttttggtaGGATTGCTTTTTGCTATTTGCTtttgtaatttattaattttcatTCACTCAAGTAGCCTCTACCTTTTACTTTTACCTGCCGGTCTATCTAACTCAAAAGGGGATTTTTCGGGCCGTCGCTTTGTCATGACAACTGCAGGGCAACAAAATGTTTTTCCTACTTCCGCTAACAATTAGGCACGCAAAACCGTCAGTCAGTCACCCAGTCAGGGGCATGGCCAGGGGTGTTTCACCTGAGAGGGGTAGGAGGGGCTGTTCTGGGATTGGGGCGGGACAGGTGCGCCCCTTGTGCGGTGTTCTGACACCTTTCTCCACGGCCAGAGGGCATGTCATCGTCAGCATGACATGCGTTGGGCTGCTCGGTCGAGCGGCGGCTTATGCTTAATGGTTGATTGAATTGAAACGAAAGGAAAGAAAGTGGGTTGTTTTCAGGGGCTGTAGATGTGTTCTTGTGCGGCTTAACCCCTAGATGGAGGTGCTACGAAGTTACCGGGTAATGCGTTGGAACAAACGGTCCTCTTTTGGGGTCAACCCATAGGAATATTTTCTATGTTTGCATGGCTAGTTTGTAAATACAAATTTGTATTTTGGCAATTCATTTCTGTTAAGGGCCCAGGATAACGCCCATTAGCCATAGTGATGATTAATGTGATAAACTTTTAAAACGTATGACTAAGTTATATGGAGCAGTAGGTATATTCTTTATATCTTAGGTTAAGTTCCTTTCATTTCAACAGAATAATGCAATTGGCCACACTTATCAAAACAATTTGTTTTGGTCGAATTAATAGGTTGTTTAgaagttattattattttaaagagTTAGTTCTCTAAAAAGgttctaaaaaatataaagtCATGTCCGTTCGTATGTCTGTTAGAAATCCTTTATCTTTGAGAGTTATAAGAGCTAAGGTATCTAAGtctattttaaataattgtgattttgttggtaaaaggtattatttgatttattgaaaaggtgatttaaagttaaaaatttattttaggACTGTGGgattttaaattgattttcaaaaatgttcaATGAAgtgtttttcttatttttttcagaTATATACCCTACCAGGACATCAAGCTTGATATTCAACTATAATTCTACGATTATCAAAGTAAGCTTAAGAAAAAGGCAGTCTATTCGATAGTCGAATATAATACACCCTTGCAGgttaaaaaaaatggtttctaaatatgaattttttgcttaaatattttatataccagctgtttattttttttcctcAAGCTATACATATAAAAATGTTCAACATGTCGGTAACACATTTTCATTAGTTAAGTATTTAGTTAGAGTATTTAACGATTTCTGCATAATATTTTACTTTAGCGCCAGTTAATCCAGCTCGAGCAACAAAAGTTTAGTTGTAATTAATATGCAAATGCATAAAGTTCGAGCGACGAGAGAAAATGGGCGCCAGATAAAGAAATGGAAAACTTGAAGGCGACGTCAAAAACATTTGCACAAATCATTGGTTAGCAGTGCCAGAGTTACCTAATTGTTATGCAAAAGGGTTGCTCATGAAAGCCAGAcagttgctgttgttgtttatGGCATTATTATTGTTTGTTTTGACTAGGTTCTTTTAAACTCAATTGAACCTTTGAACAGTCCAGGGTCCAATTAAAAGGATGCCACAAAAAAGTGCATACCGAATTTATATtccaaaaatgaaaaaaaaaaattttttttatctttacAATTTAGCAATACAAGTAGGTCTCTGAAATTGGTTCACTCGGGTAAAGAAAATaggaaatttaattaaaaatcgTTTGCCACTACCCCCATCACTTATTCTACCCGAGCCTTACAGTTTGTGTGTAGTTTTTGGCAGCCTTCCAAGTGGCAAATGCCGTCAATGCTGTCAGTTTCTTTGTACCCAGAGAAAATATTGTAACCTTTTTGGGCCTAAAATGTTGTCTTAAATTTGAATAATGGTTGTCCTACATTTTTAGTTAATTAGGCGCATTTTGATTAAAGCAAGAAACAAGTTTTTAGTCTTGGCATAGCCTTACTCAATGTGGCAAAAGttttaaaggaaatatttaTTCCAAGTGCATAAGGTTCCGAGATAAAACTAGAAGGATAGACCATGGGCGATGGAGTATGGCAGCCACTCAAACTTGACATAGACTTGGTCCTTTGGCCTCTGATGGTATGTGTCTCCTAGGACTTGTGGTTGAATATGTGTGCGTGTCTGAGGACAAGGACGAGAGGTCCATGTGAGCACAATGGCACACGGGCCATGGGCGGGGCCCAAAACGTTGGCAGTCCTTAGAAGAAACCAATTTCATCACTTATTGTCCCTTGCCAAGCTGGCGTAGAATCAATCCTGTGAGCCTCGCCTAACCTCTGATGGGATTTTCGCACTGCCATAAGTTGGTTTAGATTTGGCCTGAGCATCCTTTTAAACGAATTAATCGAAAATGCATTATACTTTTCAGCCACATTCTTACTTTGTTGATTACTTAAAAGCTTTTTCTCACGCACAGACGAATGCATGGGAATATGCCAAGAGCCCTTGCGGCTTTTCAAATCGATAGTTGTAGAGAGGTAAAAGAGGCTGA is a genomic window of Drosophila suzukii chromosome 2L, CBGP_Dsuzu_IsoJpt1.0, whole genome shotgun sequence containing:
- the LOC139352315 gene encoding C-type lectin 37Da-like, coding for MLKKYVAILLAFVSIDLSLSFDKYTTEILNGNPHNMAIISSPFIKIYEGYYYFGQDSVNWYIAYENCRKLGSELVAFESNQEFDAVIGYIRSNLERTKFWTSGNDLGKTGTHKWFTNAQLISISRWAPRQPDNYKGVEHCIQFGYICGNSNDYQLDDNPCSASKNYVCEAPKQETISIVVWK